In the Helianthus annuus cultivar XRQ/B chromosome 11, HanXRQr2.0-SUNRISE, whole genome shotgun sequence genome, one interval contains:
- the LOC110942552 gene encoding uncharacterized protein LOC110942552, translating to MVYKAELDHFDGINVLEIEGKSEVELRKKYGSVAIKRLYSRVDRQGEQGFVAEIRTLSNCKHPNIVPLLGFCDEGRELILVYEYVANGSLDNYLGDMDNVTNLDWAQRLQICLDIALGLNYLHTRKPMIIHRDIKSANILLDDTWVAKIADFGLSKLQCTNQQGTTLITNNVAGTEVYLDPEYVNSGKLKKESDIYSFGVVLFEILCGRLAYDKIYGEKGLPSVARQRYNEGTLKGMVDPKLMEADEIISMLKGCVNQDSIETFLKIAYQCLAETQSERPTMAVIIKELEEALIFQKYTNNLHISLTMIKLGTQNFSDCNCIGEGRFWKLYEGEVVHAYACTPVVVKRWDGKYHQGHIQFLTEFETLLKYKHENIIGLVGYCNQMNEKIIVYEHACNGSLAKHLDNPSLTWMKRLKICIDAATGLKFLHEGGVEQEYLMRHRDIRSGSILLDADWNAKISNLEFSVERGKLVDDNACTSLGYTDPKYENEGFLTQHSDIYSLGVILFEMLCGRLACAEGCENHSQSLGPSVVRYYNEEGKLDKMIFEGIKEQIMPQSLTTFQTVAIQCLEVDLDERPNINELIIQLKKALEFQEDYEIWEPKLPIDYKEIIRASKTPECDFEMKKDLYDMLSKGILLQDAKVLFSLGSNGERNEMISAKRFSYKNHLLPKWRSLPESRFPKVAEMFYVSNLNIQIKIRTQYLSPSDNYKVHLIFRFSGPRKSQAKRMYVNLKYKMGNESLNAYFATWREDGWMMIELFQFLNHKKDTDFEVLLEGFSRCYCGSDSIYIEGIQFQAIDNVKHEEIEKLKGVHQALKSKSKADKLWLYPSPMKVKKDCVTWFSLCQKKRKKDEMLASNEDMLSNVAIQSRYSGAIEFQRQQVLHIKCEIKTQMLSENTGNVCYLVFKLSEKCRGLHGPVIVRDLFHWRSKETGVVYFRYPNPWNVHDTDWVPRQRKDGWMEVIVWKFNSKYEPKNNHLFVNLKLITYEGTMSGLIVQGIYFRPI from the exons ATGGTGTACAAAGCAGAACTTGACCATTTTGATGGTATAAATGTTTTGGAAATTGAAGGAAAGAGTGAAGTTGAATTGCGTAAGAAATATGGTTCTGTGGCTATCAAGCGCCTCTATAGTAGAGTAGATAGACAAGGAGAACAAGGGTTTGTTGCAGAAATTAGAACACTTAGTAATTGTAAGCATCCAAACATTGTCCCACTTTTAGGATTTTGTGACGAAGGACGTGAGTTGATTCTTGTTTACGAGTATGTTGCTAATGGAAGTCTTGATAATTATTTGGGTGACATGGATAACGTGACTAATCTTGATTGGGCTCAACGTTTACAAATATGCCTTGATATAGCACTTGGATTAAATTATCTTCACACCCGCAAACCAATGATAATACATCGAGATATAAAAAGTGCAAACATCTTATTGGATGATACTTGGGTGGCAAAGATAGCCGACTTTGGGCTTTCGAAGTTACAGTGCACAAATCAACAAGGTACCACCCTTATTACCAACAATGTTGCCGGTACAGAAGTGTACTTAGATCCAGAATATGTGAACTCTGGGAAGTTGAAAAAGGAATCAGATATTTACTCTTTTGGAGTAGTTCTCTTTGAAATATTGTGTGGGAGGTTGGCATATGATAAAATCTATGGTGAGAAAGGGCTTCCATCAGTAGCTCGACAACGCTACAATGAAGGAACACTGAAGGGAATGGTAGATCCAAAATTAATGGAAGCTGATGAAATCATTTCTATGCTAAAAGGGTGTGTCAATCAGGATTCTATAGAAACGTTCTTAAAAATTGCATATCAATGTTTGGCGGAAACTCAATCCGAGCGTCCGACTATGGCAGTCATCATTAAAGAACTTGAAGAAGCATTGATTTTTCAA AAATACACGAACAACCTACATATATCACTTACAATGATAAAATTGGGTACACAAAACTTCAGTGATTGCAATTGCATTGGAGAAGGAAGATTTTGGAAGCTGTATGAAGGAGAAGTTGTGCATGCTTACGCATGTACCCCCGTTGTTGTAAAGCGGTGGGATGGCAAGTATCATCAAGGACATATACAGTTTTTGACGGAGTTTGAAACGCTTCTCAAATATAAACATGAGAACATTATTGGTCTTGTAGGCTACTGTAACCAAATGAATGAAAAAATCATCGTTTACGAGCATGCCTGTAATGGAAGTCTCGCTAAACATTTGGACAATCCTAGTCTTACATGGATGAAACGCCTCAAGATATGCATTGATGCTGCAACTGGATTGAAATTTCTTCATGAAGGTGGTGTAGAGCAAGAGTATTTGATGCGGCATAGGGACATTAGAAGTGGTAGCATTCTACTTGATGCTGATTGGAATGCTAAAATTTCTAATTTGGAGTTCTCCGTTGAAAGAGGTAAACTTGTGGATGATAATGCTTGCACCTCGTTGGGATACACTGACCCAAAGTACGAAAATGAGGGTTTCCTAACACAGCACTCGGATATATACTCGTTAGGTGTGATTTTGTTTGAGATGTTGTGCGGGAGATTGGCATGTGCAGAGGGATGTGAGAATCACTCTCAATCGTTAGGTCCCTCAGTTGTAAGATACTACAATGAAGAAGGAAAGCTTGATAAGATGATATTTGAGGGTATAAAGGAACAAATTATGCCACAATCATTGACTACATTTCAAACTGTTGCCATTCAATGCTTAGAGGTTGACCTGGATGAGCGGCCTAATATAAACGAGCTAATAATACAGCTTAAAAAGGCATTGGAATTCCAA GAGGATTATGAAATATGGGAGCCCAAGCTGCCTATAGACTACAAAGAAATCATCCGGGCGTCAAAAACTCCAGAGTGTGACTTTGAAATGAAAAAGGATCTCTACGACATGTTGTCTAAAGGAATCCTCCTTCAAGACGCCAAAGTG TTGTTCTCACTCGGAAGTAACGGGGAAAGAAATGAAATGATATCAGCAAAAAGATTTTCATATAAGAACCATTTGTTACCTAAATGGCGATCTCTTCCCGAATCAAG GTTCCCGAAAGTAGCAGAGATGTTTTATGTATCAAATTTGAATATTCAGATCAAGATAAGAACACAATATTTATCTCCAAGTGACAATTATAAAGTTCATCTCATCTTTAGATTTAGTGGTCCAAGAAAATCTCAAGCTAAGCGGATGTATGTGAACCTAAAGTACAAAATGGGGAATGAAAGCTTGAATGCATATTTCGCAACATGGAGAGAAGATGGGTGGATGATGATTGAATTATTTCAATTCTTGAATCACAAAAAAGATACTGATTTTGAGGTTCTACTGGAAGGCTTTTCACGATGCTATTGTGGAAGTGATTCCATCTACATTGAAGGcattcagtttcaagcaattgaCAAT GTAAAACACGAAGAAATTGAAAAGTTAAAGGGAGTCCATCAAGCCTTGAAATCAAAATCGAAGGCGGATAAG TTGTGGTTATATCCAAGTCCCATGAAGGTAAAGAAAGATTGCGTGACTTGGTTCTCGTTATGTcaaaaaaagagaaagaaagacgAGATGCTTGCTTCAAATGAAGATATGCTTTCTAATGTGGCAATCCAATCCAG ATATAGTGGGGCGATTGAGTTTCAACGACAGCAAGTATTGCATATCAAGTGTGAGATCAAAACTCAAATGTTGTCAGAAAATACCGGAAATGTGTGCTACCTCGTGTTCAAGCTTTCAGAAAAGTGCCGTGGGTTGCATGGTCCGGTGATAGTACGCGATTTGTTCCACTGGAGAAGCAAAGAGACGGGAGTTGTTTATTTTAGATACCCAAACCCCTGGAATGTACACGATACTGACTGGGTTCCAAGACAGAGGAAAGATGGATGGATGGAGGTTATTGTGTGGAAATTCAATTCAAAATATGAGCctaaaaataatcatctttttGTTAATTTGAAACTCATAACTTATGAAGGAACAATGTCGGGCCTTATTGTACAAGGCATATATTTTCGTCCGATCTAA
- the LOC110942565 gene encoding receptor-like protein kinase FERONIA — MSSSSTQEMNFEEYVRSLLIPIEEIEYATNNFADENLLTRGSSFHVYKGQLLLQQGDSINIVARICPQWVIVDTELMFFQHLKHKNIVSTYKWTLKDIDKDDEAFIIINKYEANESLDKHLGSPTLTWMQRLLICVGVAHAPSYLHYDAGENHYLIHGNIRSSKILLDHNWEPKLHGFKFAVIAKTHHLHLTGKYNGSLHYMDPAYEDTRGLNHKSDIFSFGVVLFEVLFGREASIPNDDNWYFARMARAHYEERKLDNLIDPVLQKQMNLQSLNMFAEIAYCCIKEKRSQRPDMNTIRTRLERALELQRKHEQITLVAVEGTTSNHLKAR; from the exons ATGTCTTCTTCATCTACCCAAGAGATGAACTTTGAAGAATATGTTCGTTCCTTACTAATCCCAATAGAAGAGATAGAATACGCCACCAACAACTTCGCTGATGAAAATCTCCTCACACGTGGTTCATCTTTTCATGTTTACAAAGGACAACTCCTCTTGCAACAAGGGGACTCCATCAATATTGTTGCTAGGATATGTCCACAATGGGTCATTGTGGATACCGAGCTTATGTTTTTTCAACATCTCAAGCACAAAAATATCGTTTCTACATATAAGTGGACTTTGAAGGATATAGATAAGGATGATGAggcattcatcatcatcaacaagtATGAGGCCAATGAAAGTCTTGACAAACATCTTGGTAGCCCAACGCTCACTTGGATGCAAAGATTGCTTATATGTGTCGGGGTCGCACATGCACCGAGTTACCTTCATTATGATGCAGGAGAAAATCATTATCTCATACACGGTAACATCAGAAGCTCCAAAATTTTACTAGATCACAACTGGGAACCCAAGTTACATGGTTTTAAATTTGCGGTTATAGCTAAAACGCATCATCTTCACCTTACCGGTAAGTACAATGGCTCATTGCATTATATGGACCCGGCATATGAAGACACGAGAGGTTTGAATCATAAGTCAGACATTTTCTC CTTTGGTGTCGTGTTGTTTGAAGTCTTGTTTGGAAGAGAAGCGTCTATTCCAAACGATGATAACTGGTATTTTGCTCGAATGGCTAGAGCACATTATGAAGAAAGAAAACTTGATAATTTGATAGATCCTGTTCTTCAAAAACAAATGAACTTGCAATCATTGAACATGTTCGCTGAAATAGCATATTGTTGCATAAAGGAGAAACGATCACAGCGTCCCGACATGAATACGATACGCACAAGACTTGAGAGAGCATTGGAACTTCAACGCAAACAT GAACAAATAACACTTGTGGCTGTTGAAGGTACAACATCCAACCATTTGAAGGCAAGATAA
- the LOC110929114 gene encoding uncharacterized protein LOC110929114, whose amino-acid sequence MVLALIEIVDNIKCVAKGVSRLGKKCTDPVYRNLDHVFDNPIEIDGNWCGWEYKLKKMEKRVKKMKRFAAVTLQLCEELEVLSELENGLKRLQDNNSNQMKLNEFEKKVAWQREEVNGLREMSAWVRTYDYTVRLLLRSLFTIVERVKVVFGISTKFVTPGVNDFHDGRRLIRSTSITALSSYPAKNSIHRSLSNLGYEQRKSLHMHHRSSVFCGTQTPVTTKSLTQIGLLKKCMTPDLDSPKVNATIENAVNIVLIPHKGLPKGQNGRKPTLGDAALALHYANVIIFIERLAISPHFISPESREDLYHMLTTSIKKSLREKLSFESTNDYNRDVAYDWSSSMQITLEWLVPLAQNMIKWHSERNFEKQGMGSGGNVLLVNTLHYADQEKSEHAIMDLVLGLHYVSRFGREINSKAFVGSTCDTSCDDYLFHDNIV is encoded by the coding sequence ATGGTGCTTGCATTAATCGAGATCGTTGACAACATTAAATGTGTTGCGAAAGGTGTTTCTCGGCTCGGGAAAAAGTGCACGGATCCGGTTTATCGTAATCTTGATCATGTTTTCGATAATCCGATCGAGATTGACGGTAATTGGTGCGGGTGGGAGTATAAGTTGAAGAAAATGGAGAAACGGGTTAAGAAAATGAAGAGATTCGCAGCTGTTACGTTACAGTTATGCGAAGAACTCGAAGTGTTATCCGAGCTCGAGAATGGTTTAAAACGATTGCAAGATaacaactcaaatcaaatgaagTTAAACGAATTTGAGAAGAAAGTCGCGTGGCAACGCGAAGAAGTCAACGGTTTGCGAGAAATGTCTGCATGGGTTCGTACGTATGACTACACTGTCAGGTTACTCTTAAGATCGCTTTTCACAATAGTCGAACGGGTGAAGGTTGTTTTCGGAATTTCAACCAAGTTCGTTACCCCGGGAGTAAACGATTTCCACGATGGACGACGTTTGATTCGTAGTACTTCCATTACTGCCCTTTCGAGTTATCCGGCTAAAAACTCGATTCATAGATCATTATCGAATCTCGGATACGAACAAAGAAAGAGTCTTCATATGCACCATCGTTCAAGTGTCTTTTGTGGGACCCAAACGCCAGTGACGACAAAAAGTTTGACCCAAATCGGACTTTTGAAAAAATGCATGACACCTGATCTTGACTCGCCAAAAGTCAACGCGACAATTGAAAACGCCGTTAACATCGTATTAATTCCCCATAAAGGATTACCAAAGGGTCAAAACGGTCGAAAACCGACCCTTGGTGATGCGGCTTTAGCTCTTCATTACGCAAACGTAATCATATTTATCGAGCGGTTAGCTATATCGCCTCACTTCATTAGCCCCGAGTCACGTGAAGATTTATATCACATGTTAACCACAAGTATTAAGAAGTCACTTAGAGAAAAACTTAGTTTTGAGTCTACGAACGATTATAATCGCGATGTTGCATACGATTGGAGTTCGTCGATGCAAATAACACTCGAATGGTTGGTACCGCTCGCTCAAAACATGATCAAATGGCATTCTGAGAGGAATTTTGAGAAGCAGGGTATGGGTTCTGGAGGAAATGTGCTTTTGGTGAATACTTTGCATTATGCGGATCAAGAAAAAAGTGAACATGCGATTATGGATCTTGTTTTGGGTCTTCATTATGTTTCGAGATTTGGTAGAGAGATTAATAGTAAAGCTTTTGTGGGGTCTACTTGTGATACGAGTTGTGATGATTATTTGTTTCATGATAATATTGTATGA